CGATCGCCTAACAGAATAGCTAATTGATGAACCGCTGAAGCGTAACCCCTGATTAGTTGTGGTTTCAGGTTGTTAATTAACTGAATAATTCGGTCGCGATTGCAGGAGTTTAATGAGTAAATAGATAAAGCAACATTGCCAAATAAGAGATCGCGCCAGAATAGCTCTTCATTATTAGGTGAAGGGGTCATAAATCCGGTCAGGTAAAGCGAGCGCGGATAGCGAGTTCCACAAATGCGAAGAAAAAATTCTTCATTAATTGCTTGAAACAATCCTTTTTCCCCAAGAGTTTCTGACAAACGTAGCGGAGTTCCACTCGTACCACTAGTCGTATGAAACATTGTTAATGGTAACAATGGAGAAGGCCAAAAATCACTATTGTTTGCTCGCAGCGTTTGTTTCAAAAGAACTGGAAACTGAGAAAGAATTTCTAAAACATTGTCATATCTAGAAGAAAGCACGGGATAATCATTGAGATTTTTTTGGTAAAACGGAATTCGATTTCTGGCGAATTCGTAAAGTGATTTAAAAGCAGCCGCTTGGTAATTCCAAAATTCATCAGTAGACATCTGCCAAGCATTTCGCACCAGGGAACGATTTGGCAACCCTGCCAAACTTTTAATTATGGTGTTAAGTTCAATTTTGGTGGCTTTCCAGTTACTCATAAGCTTATCCAGGTCGATCGAGTTGCAAATAAAGTATCTAAGGTGCTAATCGAAAGCATTACGCATACCAGATTTAGGGCGAAAAATTTCAAGCACGGCACCGTTTGCTATCTGTAATGAATTTTCCTTAACTTCGCAGTTAGCAACACAATCAGCATAGCTGACTATCCCAGCCGTCATCGTGTTGATTTTCTGGTTATCGATTAGAAAATTACTGTTAATTTGAACATCTTCAAATAATCCTCCTAGAATAACGGCTGACCGATAATCTTTGTGGAAAGGTCTCTGACTTTGACCGGGATTTATAATAGTATTTTGTAAAATTCTACCTGCCTTGATTGGCATAACAATATACAAACCTGATGCTAAAGAATTTTCAATAGTATTATTGAAGATATAAATATTTTCACTATTTATCTTGGGAGCGGCATATCTCCAAAAACTTATTCCACTGGCTAGATTGTCACTTGAACCACTCACACCACGGAAGTTAGTAAAACGGATTCTGTTACCAACAATATACAGATTTTTAATGGGAGCATCTGAATTAGATTCCAATCCAATTCCTATACTAGGGCTATCTCCCCACAAATTACGCCATCCATTAATATCCAAACTAATTTCATTATTAATAATTCTGGAATCGCTCAGTCCTGGTTTTGATGTTTTTACCGGGTAAAAATATGACCATAATGTAATCCCAGTATAAGCATTTTTAATCAGATTATTCGTCACGATTTGTCGTTCCGAACTCCTGGCATAACCAGTCACATATATCCCGTTAGTGTAACCGGAAATTGTATTCCCGGTGACAAGATAATCATCTCCGTGGGTTTCAATAGCTGTTCTTGCCCCCTTAGTTCCCGGTCCATTTCTTGAAGAAAAAGAGTTATTAGAGATTTGGATACGCTGACCCTGTGCGTAAACAGTGGAGTGATCGTAATCGATGATATCTCCGCCAATCAAATCAAAAATATTATTTTTGATTTGAATATCAGATACAGCTTCTCCATTAGTAGTAACGGTGTCTGTACTACTGTGGTTTGTAAATCTACACCTCTCTATGTGAATTCCTGAACCCACATAAATCCGAAGTGCAAATCTTCTTTTTTCATTATCAAAGTCTGCTAGAGCTTTAATAGGATTTTTTTTGGCATTGCCATCAATTGCTAAATCGTACATAGCAAAACCAGATAAATCCGAAGCAAAGGCTTCTCCAGCCATTATAGCTGCATAATTTCCTTGATAATCAGCTAGCTTAATAATACTCTTTTGATACCCAGCCCCTTGCAGTTTGATTTTGCCGTAAATTGTAATCGCACGCGATGTAGAAGGGTCAATACTTACCTTATAAGTACCGCTTGGCAAGAAAACTATTCCTCCTCCAGTACGCGAAACTTTATTAATAGCTGCTTGAATCGCTTTTGTATCATCTTTGTGACCATCTCCTACCGCCCCAAAATCCTTGACTGAAGTCTTTTCAATTTCTTTATTTGGCAATGATTTTAAAACTATTGGCACAACAAAACAGGAAGTAACAGAGAATAATAGAAGGATTTTGATTGTTATGAATTCTAGTAAACTCATTTATATAACCCCGCAATTTTTATAGATAAAAGTATTTGTTTTCAAAAAGGATAAGCCAGTAAAAGACATGGTTAAATTAAAATTCATTTTGATGAAGTATTGTATTTAGAAAGTATGATTTGTACGCATAAATATGGCAACAGAGAAAACCAGACTAAAGGACGAATTTGAAGAGCGGAGTCAGCACGAGCATAAAAGAGAAAAAATGAGATGAAACTGGCAAGCATTGCCATTCTTTGTGGTTCCTTTGAACTCACTGCCCATAACCTTAGCTTTCCTAATAGAAAACCAATAAGTCCCACAACAATTGGTGTTCCGAACCAACCAAAATTTAAATAAGCTTCGGCAATAAATGAAAACCCATAACTGAATCCTCTGTCTGCTGCCCACGGATTGATTTGCTGAACTAACCAAGAAGTGGGAGTCCCGTGAGCAACAGTCGGGTGAATTTTCCAGAATAAATTGGGCATTAAGGTTAATAGCGCATATAAGTAATCAGATCCATTGTGGAAATTTATACTGCTAGGAACCAAATACATGGTATATGCGATCGTACTCATAGAAAAACCTGCTTCCGATATAAAAGTTACGAGAGGATTCTCCATAGTTGAAAACATATCGATTAGAAAATCGATCGAAAACCGGTCTTGCCCAGTTATATTTCTAGTCATTGCAATGATGGGAGAAACAATGGCCATCACGAACAGACCTACACTCAACAATATCAACATAGGGAGCCGAGCAATTTTGTAATGCCATAACCAGGCAAAGTTAATTAGTGGTATAATTGCTGCATTTCTTAAACCCAAGAAAAAATAAAAAGTTACATGGGTAGCGATAGCTCCTAATGCAAGAATTTTTCCGTAAAATCTTTTCTGACTTCCAGCTAGGAGAAAAAGAGATGCGGGAATAATAAAAATAGACAATATTCGAGCTGCTGCCGCTAAGCCTGTTGGAGTTTCTGTTTGATAAAGTCCAGCATAGCCAGAAGATATAACGATTGAAATGTAGTTTTTCATGTGAAGAAGAGTTGGAAAAAAAGATATTGCAAGCAAACTTAATCCAACCCAATAAGTAGCTTTGTCATTGTAAAAAATTGATTTTGTCTCCGAATCAGATGGTGAGGTAGTCGTTTTAGCTCCTCCGAAACTGAGCAAAGCACCGAGATGAAGCGCTGCTAAACTCAGCATAACGATAAACAGTGTCTCCAACAGTAGCTCGGAAGAAAATCTATCGTTTAAAAAGCCATCTTTGTTAAGGTTGAAAATTTCTAAAACGGCCTGTCCTGCGTTGAATAAGCAGGTTGCAATTAAGAAGAGAATATAAGGATCGAAAAGATTCTTAGCAACGATATACCAAGACCAAAACGACCAAATAATCAATCCCAATAGGCCGCAACAGACTGGATAAATTGCTAAGTTTGGTTGGAAATAAGATTGCTCATCATTTATATAGATAATTAAGCCAATGATGATATGAAATTGAATAATTGTGATGATGCTTGTTCTGTCCAGAGCAAAGCGCACAATCTTGGATTTATTGATTGGCATAAGTTTTCGTCAGTAAATCTACACTGTGGGCTATGTTAAATTGGCTGTTTTCGATGACTGCTAGAGCATCAGATTGGCTGATGCTTGAGGGAATTTTTTTTGCTGCCAAAATTGCCTCTGCCCATACGGAAGCTGGTTGTGATAAGGATAACCACTGTACTAATGGTTTCACCAGAGCTACCTCCTGTGTAATGGTGTCAGATAAGATAAAGGGAAGACCTGCGGCTTGCGCTTCAATCCCGACGACTGGTAATCCTTCAAACAGTGATGGCAAAACGAATACATTCATAACGCCTCGCATCAGTCGTGGGATATCAGGACGGCTCCCGGCGAAGATAACTCGATCGCCCAGATTCATCTGCAAGACTTTTTGCTCTATCTCCGATCGCAAAGATCCCTCACCTAGCAGTAACAAGCGTATGTTTGGTTCTCGTTTGGCAACTTCCACGGCAATTTCTAGCAGAAACTCATGATTCTTTTGTTTGGCAAATCTTCCAACGTGACCGATGACAAAGGCATCTGCTGGAATATCCAAATCGGCGCGAATGGCAATCGGATCGATCGGATCTCGAAAAGCTGTCAGGTCAATACCGTAGTAAAGTACTTGCCAACGAGGATCGCTTTCCCAGTTAGTACCAAACAAAGCTGCAACTGCTGAGCGAGAGCACCCCAAACCAAGGGTTGCATAATCATCAATCCAATGTTTGGTTACGGTAAAATACAAGCGCCGATAGAATCCGGCTTCCGCCTGGGACACAGAGCTATCGACGTGACTGTGGGCAATGCGGACAGGTACGCCAGCTTGCTTTGCCAAGCGCAGAACATAGCCGCTGAAGAGATGGGGGTGGCTGTGAACGATGTCGTATGGGCCATACTCCCGTAAGATTCGCTTGAAGTTGGCAGCATAACTCCAAGGATTCCAGCGATTCAGCGGACAGGGGATAATTTGACTACCCAAAGTGCGGATCTCTTCATCGTAATCTCCTGGTTTAGTTGTCAGAACCAGGAAGTCTATGAGGAACCGATCGCGATCGATATGTCGCAAAACGTGCATTAACCAGGTTTCAATTCCACCCCGCACCATTCCTCCAATTACATGAAGAATGCGGATTGGGCGATCGGGTGATGAGTATTGCCGATCCGGTTTTAATATGGCTGTTGAGTTTGTGCCGTACATATTTTCTCCCCACTCCATCAATCACGAATATTCACCGCTGCATGGAAATTCGGAGCGAGCATATATTTAGTGCTATTTGGCACGTTTTTTGGTGCGATACTGTTCTTAAATACCGCATTCAGCCTGACAGCAAAGATCGTTGCTAAACCAGCTAGTGACAAATGGAACCAATTAAGTTTCCATTTCCCCAGCTTGGGGAATTTTATGCAGGGCATAAAAGATCGCTCCTAAGCTAAAAACTGTTTGGACAATAGCGGCCAGAATCAGTGCTAGTGCCGCCCCAGATAATCCCAGAGAAGGAATTAACCAAAGACTGGCGATCGCAGAAGTAGCTGTCACCCCAATAAACAAAGGAATTTGAATCAAGAAATACCGAGCGGCGGTGATTCCATAACCCAAGAAAGAAGCTACATAACCGATCCCAGCCGCCACCATCACTTGAACAAACAAATCTTTTTGCTGGGCATACTCAGGTCGATAGATAATAGTCAATAATTCCCGACCTGCAACCTGTGCGATCGAAACAGCCACTACACCGATCGCTCCACCAATCCCCACTAACTCGATCAGCAGCGTGCGGAAAGCCTGACTATTTCCCATCGCGTAGTATTTCGCTAATCGCGGACTGGCTGACTGCCCTAAAGCAAGGATCACCATGTTCCCGGCTACCATTAGGTAAGCCAAGGCAGCAAAAATCCCCAGTTCCCTTTCCCCTAAATAGGATTGGATAAAGTATCGCGGGATGTTGCTGTTCAAAGAAATCAACATCATCACTACACCCAAAGGCAAGCTCAAGCAAGTGAGTTGACCCAAGATTTTTAGGTTCCAGCGCGGGTGTAACGGATTTCGGGAAATAGTAGTGCTTTTGTGCTGACTTGTTACCGAAGGGCTAGTTTTCAGCAACAAAGCACCACTACGAATGTCATAACTAAATAAGACGATCGCCCACGCGATCGCTAATCCCACACTTCCCCACAGCACGCTCCCCCTACAGTAGACCCCAATACCTAATAGTAAAAGTGACAAAGGGCCTTTAATCATCATCGAAATGGCGATGCGATCCATCCGTTCATGCTGCTGGATGAGTCCGTAAAATACATCGCTAATCGACTCAAATCCCTTAGCCAAACCGATAATTAGAATCACCAGCGAAGTCTGCCAACGGTATCCAGATGCGATCGTAATTCCTACAATCACCAAAAACCCCAACATCGTTGCGATCGATCTCAAACCCAAATAATCGCCAAACAGATACTTTTGTTTGGCATCAGTCGCCTGCACAGCACGTAATTGGAGATTGGTAAACATAATAACCGGTGCCGTCACTGCTAAACCCAGAGTAAACTGACCGACCATTTCAGGAGAGCCTAGTTTAGCTAGTACGACCAACATTCCCCATTGACAAGCTGCATAAACAGTATTGCCAATAAATGTCCAGGAGAAATTCCGGCGCAATGTTAGTGGTTCGATCTTTTCCATTGGTTAATTTGCTGATTAGAATCACTCGATGTAATGGCGTTTTTCCGATCAATTTAAAATTGCCTTAGCTTCAATTAATGTCTTTACTGCTTCACCTCCGATCGGTTTTGAGAAAAAATATCCTTGCCCATAAGGACACTTCAGGGATTTTAATTGAACGATCTGACTTAATGTTTCTACACCAGTAGCGATTATACCCACACCTGATTTTTGACTAAAACTAACGATCTGCTCAAAACTTGGTGAGTTGGTTCGGGTAAAATCCAAATCTTGAATCGCCGAACAATCTACTTTTAAACTATCAATTTGACTGCGGTCTAGATTGTTTGAATTATAAAAATAATTCAATGATGAATCGGTTAATTCAAAGCGATCGATTTGTACTTGTACCCCCAAAGCCTTAAGTCTACAGAATATAGCACTGGCTAGCTCAGCATCTTGATTAATTACTGCTTCGGGAATTTCCAATCTCAAATTAAACGGATTAAGCTGAATTTTTTGTAAAATTTGGCTGAGTTCTTCAATTAAGTCGGATTGGAAAAACTGTCTGGGCGAAAGATTAACCCCCATCGATAAACTTTCATCTAGGTGGTATTGTTGCTGCCAAGTATACATCTGATAGCAAGCTTCTTCGATCGCCCACCAACCGATGGGAATAATTAAACCGGTTTCCTCTGCTATAGAAATAAAATTTGAGGGAGAAACTAAGCCGTGTTCTGGATGTCGCCAGCGCAATAGAGCTTCAAAACCAATTGTTTGCTCTGTTTCCAAACAGACGATCGGCTGATAGTATATTTGGAACTCATGGCATTGAATCGCCCTTTTTAATTCACTTTCTAAAGCGTGTAAATTAACGGTCGAATATCCAGGAGTGTATTCAGGGACTAACTGCTCTAGCAAAAAGACTATTAAGTTGGAATTGTTTTGCTCTGCTGCTTTACACAGAGAATCTACCTTTGGCTCTATCAACTCCGGAACGATGCGGCTGGCATTTTCGACCGTGAGGATCTTTTCATGTTTGGTGCGGTTATATTGTTCACCGGGAATAAATAATTCTTCATAAAGTTTTTCTCCAGGACGCAACCCCGTAAAGGTAATATCGATATCTTTACCAACTTCTAATCCTGAAAGACGAATTAAATCTTTTGCCAAATCTACAATTTTGACTGGTTTGCCCATGTCAAGCATGAATACTTCACCGCCACGTCCGAGTACAGACGCTTGTAATACCAGTTGTACCGCTTCTGGAATTGTCATGAAATAACGACAGATTTCTGGATGGGTAATAGTAATTGGCCCACCTTTAGCTATTTGGTTTTTGAAAGTGGGAACCACGCTACCTCGACTACCGAGAACATTGCCGAACCGAACTACTACGAATGGTTTGCCACTCTTTTGAGCAGCTTGCAGCACTAAAATTTCTGCTACTCGCTTGCTAGCTCCCATAATATTAGTGGGGTTAACTGCTTTATCTGTGGAAATCATCACAAAGTTCTGCACGTCATAATCCAATACCAGGTCTAGTAAATTTTTAGTTCCCCGCACGTTATTTGTAATTGCTTCTGGTGGGTTTAATTCCATCATGGGAACGTGCTTGTGAGCCGCCGCATGAAACACTACTTCCGGACGGAATTTGTCGAATACGTACTTCATCCTTGGTAGCATTCTTAGGTCAGCAATAAAGGCAGTAATTTGAGGTAAATTTTCTGGCTTTTCGCCATTTTTTTGCAATGATTTAATGATACTTTGCAGTTCTTGTTCAATGGTAAATACAGAATTTTCTCCATGTCCCAATATCACCATTTGAGCGGGTTTACATTTAAAGATTTGCCGACAAAGTTCGCTACCAATCGAACCGCCTGCACCTGTAACTAAAACTCTTTTACCTTGGAGAAGTTGAGAAACTTTTTGGATGTCAGTTTGGATAGGTTCGCGACGTAGCAAGTCTTCTATTTGTATTTCTCTCACATTACCGTTGTGGGGACGAGAATAGATAATTTCGTGAATAGCCGGTAAAGTGCTAGTAGGAATTTGATGGGAATGGCAAATATCGACCACTTCCCGAATCACGTTACCAGAAGCGCTAGGCATGGCAATAATTACCCGCTGAATATGGAGATACCGCGCGATTTGCGGAATTTGACCATGACCGCCAACTACATTAATACCGCAGATTTGGAGATGGTGTTTTTTGGGATCGTCATCAATGAAAGCAACGGGATAAAGCCCTAATTGGGGATTCTGTTGTAAGTTTTTGACTAAAGATACCCCAGCACTGCCAGCACCAACAATTAAAGCGCGATCGCGACGATGGAATTTTTTATGTTGTTTGCTGATTCTTTCTAAAACAGGCACGCTGAAACGAAGGCTACCAATTAATAAAAAGCTGAGCATTCCATCAAGCAAAGGAAGTGATTTAGGTACGGTGTGAACCAGCCAAAAATTATGCAAATAAAAGATTTTAAAAATGATTACTTCTGCTAAAACAGTAATCATCATCGCATAACCTATCTGTTCGAGTTCGTTCAGCCCAGCGTAGCGCCAACAACGCTTGTAAAAACCCATATTATAAAGTACCGCGAATTTAACCAGGAAAAATAATATAGTTACTGCTATTAGTCCCGGTAGGTAAGGCGCGATCGCTACTCCATCATCTAAACGAATTTTTAAAGCAATTAAGGGGGTAATTAAAAAAACACTTCCATCTAGCCATAAAAAGTGTCGGTTTCTTAATTGTCGAATAAATCTTGATAATTTATTTTTCATGTATTCACCACCAGCTATTTGCGAGCAAACAACTACCCATTCCTGATTTGTCACTCTCGCTAAAAAATTTTTGGTAACTTAATATTTGCCAAGTTTTTACTTTGCAACAC
This is a stretch of genomic DNA from Leptolyngbyaceae cyanobacterium. It encodes these proteins:
- the wzy gene encoding O-antigen polysaccharide polymerase Wzy: MPINKSKIVRFALDRTSIITIIQFHIIIGLIIYINDEQSYFQPNLAIYPVCCGLLGLIIWSFWSWYIVAKNLFDPYILFLIATCLFNAGQAVLEIFNLNKDGFLNDRFSSELLLETLFIVMLSLAALHLGALLSFGGAKTTTSPSDSETKSIFYNDKATYWVGLSLLAISFFPTLLHMKNYISIVISSGYAGLYQTETPTGLAAAARILSIFIIPASLFLLAGSQKRFYGKILALGAIATHVTFYFFLGLRNAAIIPLINFAWLWHYKIARLPMLILLSVGLFVMAIVSPIIAMTRNITGQDRFSIDFLIDMFSTMENPLVTFISEAGFSMSTIAYTMYLVPSSINFHNGSDYLYALLTLMPNLFWKIHPTVAHGTPTSWLVQQINPWAADRGFSYGFSFIAEAYLNFGWFGTPIVVGLIGFLLGKLRLWAVSSKEPQRMAMLASFISFFLFYARADSALQIRPLVWFSLLPYLCVQIILSKYNTSSK
- a CDS encoding glycosyl hydrolase family 28-related protein, encoding MSLLEFITIKILLLFSVTSCFVVPIVLKSLPNKEIEKTSVKDFGAVGDGHKDDTKAIQAAINKVSRTGGGIVFLPSGTYKVSIDPSTSRAITIYGKIKLQGAGYQKSIIKLADYQGNYAAIMAGEAFASDLSGFAMYDLAIDGNAKKNPIKALADFDNEKRRFALRIYVGSGIHIERCRFTNHSSTDTVTTNGEAVSDIQIKNNIFDLIGGDIIDYDHSTVYAQGQRIQISNNSFSSRNGPGTKGARTAIETHGDDYLVTGNTISGYTNGIYVTGYARSSERQIVTNNLIKNAYTGITLWSYFYPVKTSKPGLSDSRIINNEISLDINGWRNLWGDSPSIGIGLESNSDAPIKNLYIVGNRIRFTNFRGVSGSSDNLASGISFWRYAAPKINSENIYIFNNTIENSLASGLYIVMPIKAGRILQNTIINPGQSQRPFHKDYRSAVILGGLFEDVQINSNFLIDNQKINTMTAGIVSYADCVANCEVKENSLQIANGAVLEIFRPKSGMRNAFD
- a CDS encoding glycosyltransferase family 1 protein: MYGTNSTAILKPDRQYSSPDRPIRILHVIGGMVRGGIETWLMHVLRHIDRDRFLIDFLVLTTKPGDYDEEIRTLGSQIIPCPLNRWNPWSYAANFKRILREYGPYDIVHSHPHLFSGYVLRLAKQAGVPVRIAHSHVDSSVSQAEAGFYRRLYFTVTKHWIDDYATLGLGCSRSAVAALFGTNWESDPRWQVLYYGIDLTAFRDPIDPIAIRADLDIPADAFVIGHVGRFAKQKNHEFLLEIAVEVAKREPNIRLLLLGEGSLRSEIEQKVLQMNLGDRVIFAGSRPDIPRLMRGVMNVFVLPSLFEGLPVVGIEAQAAGLPFILSDTITQEVALVKPLVQWLSLSQPASVWAEAILAAKKIPSSISQSDALAVIENSQFNIAHSVDLLTKTYANQ
- a CDS encoding oligosaccharide flippase family protein, giving the protein MEKIEPLTLRRNFSWTFIGNTVYAACQWGMLVVLAKLGSPEMVGQFTLGLAVTAPVIMFTNLQLRAVQATDAKQKYLFGDYLGLRSIATMLGFLVIVGITIASGYRWQTSLVILIIGLAKGFESISDVFYGLIQQHERMDRIAISMMIKGPLSLLLLGIGVYCRGSVLWGSVGLAIAWAIVLFSYDIRSGALLLKTSPSVTSQHKSTTISRNPLHPRWNLKILGQLTCLSLPLGVVMMLISLNSNIPRYFIQSYLGERELGIFAALAYLMVAGNMVILALGQSASPRLAKYYAMGNSQAFRTLLIELVGIGGAIGVVAVSIAQVAGRELLTIIYRPEYAQQKDLFVQVMVAAGIGYVASFLGYGITAARYFLIQIPLFIGVTATSAIASLWLIPSLGLSGAALALILAAIVQTVFSLGAIFYALHKIPQAGEMET
- a CDS encoding polysaccharide biosynthesis protein; this encodes MTNQEWVVVCSQIAGGEYMKNKLSRFIRQLRNRHFLWLDGSVFLITPLIALKIRLDDGVAIAPYLPGLIAVTILFFLVKFAVLYNMGFYKRCWRYAGLNELEQIGYAMMITVLAEVIIFKIFYLHNFWLVHTVPKSLPLLDGMLSFLLIGSLRFSVPVLERISKQHKKFHRRDRALIVGAGSAGVSLVKNLQQNPQLGLYPVAFIDDDPKKHHLQICGINVVGGHGQIPQIARYLHIQRVIIAMPSASGNVIREVVDICHSHQIPTSTLPAIHEIIYSRPHNGNVREIQIEDLLRREPIQTDIQKVSQLLQGKRVLVTGAGGSIGSELCRQIFKCKPAQMVILGHGENSVFTIEQELQSIIKSLQKNGEKPENLPQITAFIADLRMLPRMKYVFDKFRPEVVFHAAAHKHVPMMELNPPEAITNNVRGTKNLLDLVLDYDVQNFVMISTDKAVNPTNIMGASKRVAEILVLQAAQKSGKPFVVVRFGNVLGSRGSVVPTFKNQIAKGGPITITHPEICRYFMTIPEAVQLVLQASVLGRGGEVFMLDMGKPVKIVDLAKDLIRLSGLEVGKDIDITFTGLRPGEKLYEELFIPGEQYNRTKHEKILTVENASRIVPELIEPKVDSLCKAAEQNNSNLIVFLLEQLVPEYTPGYSTVNLHALESELKRAIQCHEFQIYYQPIVCLETEQTIGFEALLRWRHPEHGLVSPSNFISIAEETGLIIPIGWWAIEEACYQMYTWQQQYHLDESLSMGVNLSPRQFFQSDLIEELSQILQKIQLNPFNLRLEIPEAVINQDAELASAIFCRLKALGVQVQIDRFELTDSSLNYFYNSNNLDRSQIDSLKVDCSAIQDLDFTRTNSPSFEQIVSFSQKSGVGIIATGVETLSQIVQLKSLKCPYGQGYFFSKPIGGEAVKTLIEAKAILN